A DNA window from Oryzias latipes chromosome 5, ASM223467v1 contains the following coding sequences:
- the LOC105354095 gene encoding uncharacterized protein LOC105354095, which yields MTERTGHHPDPADPEGLRLAVKQQGVMLEHQAKALTQMASVHQDLFCRLESATQTLLELTGQQSVSAVPASLPPSSDPPVSSSASLPENFRLQPEQFHGDVEACGGFLLQCQLLFLQAPRFYHSDHSKITLLVNSLRGKALQWAQAFLAANPVTHLSFESFIGFVMPRLSPGTYTTLSCSYLPDADTLRPQHALVPATLVLQPCHSQELQQHPSSRPSVTPLSRSPIALQLHLCQQELQLARASPPRSKPRLLVST from the exons atgacagaacgaactggccatcatccggacccagctgacccggaaggactccgcctGGCAGTCAAACAACAGGGCGTCATGTTGGAGCATCAAGCCAAAGCGCTTACACAGATGGCCTCCGTGCACCAAGACTTATTTTGCCGGCTGGAAAGTGCGACACAAACCTTGCTAGAACTAACCGGGCAACAATCCGTCTCTGCTGTTCCAGCGTCACTTCCACCTTCCAGCGATCCGCCTGTCTCTAGTTCCGCCTCACTTCCGGAAAACTTCCGTCTCCAGCCAGAGCAGTTCCATGGCGACGTCGAAGCATGCGGGGGTTTCCTACTGCAGTGTCAACTCCTGTTTCTACAAGCGCCTCGTTTCTACCACTCGGATCACAGCAAGATAACTTTATTAGTCAACTCACTCAGAGGTAAAGCGCTACAGTGGGCCCAAGCTTTCCTCGCCGCCAATCCCGTCACTCATCTGTCCTTCGAAAGCTTCATTG GTTTTGTCATGCCACGATTGTCACCTGGAACCTACACCACCTTGAGCTGCAGCTACCTCCCAGACGCCGACACTCTTCGGCCACAGCACGCACTGGTTCCGGCTACACTGGTCCTCCAGCCTTGCCACTCACAAGAACTCCAGCAACACCCCTCCTCAAGACCTTCAGTCACACCACTCTCAAGATCTCCAATAGCGCTGCAGCTGCACCTCTGTCAGCAAGAGCTACAGCTCGCTCGGGCTTCTCCACCACGCTCAAAGCCACGCCTTCTAGTCTCGACCTAG